Proteins found in one Thunnus maccoyii chromosome 5, fThuMac1.1, whole genome shotgun sequence genomic segment:
- the prmt7 gene encoding protein arginine N-methyltransferase 7: MKTFCGRANPATGAVDWVEEGEEYDYHQEIARSCYADMLHDHDRNEKYYQGIRAAVARVKARGEKVIVLDIGTGTGLLSMMAVTAGADFCYAVEVFKPMATAAQCIVEKNGFSDKIKIINKHSTDVTVGPDGDMQMKANVLITELFDTELIGEGALPSYEHAHQNLVQEGCEAVPHRATVYAQLVESELLWSWAQLQEVEVEGARLVPPPAVGRCSGAHAVCDIQLSQVSPHSFTPLGPLCTMFSVDFSKPVSSAPQSHSSQFVAQDGGRAQVVLSWWDIDMDPSGTIVCSMAPGWSYPQPKTAPWRDHWMQSVYFLPAERKVTEGEELSLTVCHDDYSLWYSLQTHSQQPSQSEARPSRPCCTCQAHMVWTRPRFGELNDKLRTESYVSALRSVLREDSVCLGVSDGSLLPVFAHMLGAKKVFSLENSRMSKQVIEQVLEANSMKGGVELLEIRPEQLTSNDLGGEQISVLIGEPYFSTSLLPWHSLFFWYCRTALAGLLRPNATILPCSATLHMVAVEFQDLWRIRAPCGTCEGFDITPMDEMVQQSLDFHESREAEPHPLWEYPCRALTQSKAVMTFDFTQCVPQQPIISQGSLPFIRSGRCHGVALWMEYHLTDDIAVSGGLIGPISEQGDCEWSRHRKQGVYFFRSAWDSSGDSRATVSYNFTFEPSLGDIKMDFSTESQ, translated from the exons ATGAAGACCTTCTGCGGACGAGCCAACCCGGCCACCGGGGCTGTGGACTGGGTGGAGGAGGGTGAAGAGTACGACTATCACCAGGAGATAGCCAG GTCCTGTTATGCAGATATGCTGCATGATCATGACAGG AATGAGAAATACTACCAGGGCATCCGGGCTGCTGTGGCCAGAGTGAAGGCTCGCGGTGAGAAGGTCATCGTCCTGGACATTGGGACGGGGACAGGCCTGCTGTCCATGATGGCCGTCACTGCTGGAGCTGACTTCTGCTACGCTGTGGAG GTCTTCAAGCCCATGGCCACCGCCGCCCAGTGCATCGTGGAGAAGAACGGCTTCTCTGACAAGATCAAGATTATTAACAAACACTCCACTGATGTCACTGTAGGGCCAg ATGGAGATATGCAAATGAAGGCCAACGTCCTGATCACAGAACTGTTTGATACAGAGCTGATAGGTGAAGGAGCCCTGCCCAGCTATGAGCATGCTCACCAGAATCTGGtccag GAGGGCTGTGAGGCGGTCCCTCACCGGGCCACTGTCTACGCCCAGCTGGTGGAGTCGGAGCTTCTGTGGAGCTGGGCTCAGCtgcaggaggtggaggtggagggggcaCGGTTGGTGCCACCGCCCGCTGTGGGCCGCTGCAGCGGAGCTCATGCAGTGTGTGACATCCAGCTGAGCCAGGTCTCTCCTCACAGCTTCACTCCCCTGGGTCCTCTCTGCACCATGTTCAG TGTGGACTTCAGTAAGCCAGTAAGCAGCGCCCCCCAGTCCCACTCCTCCCAGTTTGTGGCTCAGGACGGGGGTCGGGCACAGGTGGTCCTGTCGTGGTGGGACATCGACATGGATCCCAGTGGAACCATTGTGTGCTCCATGGCTCCCGGCTGGTCATACCCACAACCAAAGACGGCTCCG tggCGGGACCACTGGATGCAGAGTGTGTACTTCCTGCCGGCGGAGAGGAAGGTGACAGAAGGAGAGGAGCTCAGTCTGACTGTCTGCCACGATGACTACAGTCTGTGGTACAGCCTGCAAACTCACAG CCAGCAGCCCTCACAGAGCGAGGCTCGTCCCTCTCGGCCGTGTTGTACCTGCCAGGCCCACATGGTTTGGACCCGGCCACGATTTGGTGAACTCAACGACAAACTTCGCACAGAAAGTTACGTCAGCGCACTGCGCAGT GTTCTGAGAGAGGACAGTGTGTGTCTTGGCGTCAGTGATGGAAGtctgcttcctgtgtttgcTCACATGCTCGGAGCCAAGAAG GTCTTCAGTTTGGAAAACTCCAGAATGTCCAAACAGGTTATCGAGCAG GTGTTGGAAGCCAACTCAATGAAAGGAGGTGTTGAGCTGCTGGAAATCAGACCTGAGCAGCTGACCAGTAATGATCTTGGAGGAGAACAG ATCTCAGTCCTGATTGGTGAACCGTACTTCAGCACCAGCCTCTTGCCGTGGCACTCCCTGTTCTTCTGGTACTGTCGCACCGCCCTGGCAGGCCTTCTGCGGCCCAACGCCACCATCCTACCCTGCTCCGCCACCCTTCACATGGTAGCTGTGGAGTTCCAG gATCTGTGGAGGATAAGAGCACCGTGTGGAACATGTGAGGGCTTTGACATCACCCCCATGGATGAGATGGTTCAG CAATCTCTGGATTTCCATGAGTCCCGTGAGGCGGAGCCCCACCCTCTGTGGGAGTACCCGTGTCGCGCCCTGACCCAGTCCAAAGCCGTCATGACCTTTGACTTCACACAGTGTGTCCCTCAACAGCCAATCATCAGTCAAGGCTCACTACCTTTCATAAG GAGTGGTCGTTGCCATGGTGTCGCGTTGTGGATGGAATACCACCTAACCGACGACATCGCTGTCAGTGGGGGTCTAATTGGACCAATCAGTGAGCAG GGTGACTGTGAGTGGAGTCGACACAGGAAACAGGGAGTGTATTTCTTCAGGTCGGCGTGGGACAGCTCAGGTGacagcagagccacagtgtCTTACAACTTCACCTTTGAACCCAGTTTAGGAGACATCAAGATGGACTTCAGTACGGAGTCTCAGTGA
- the exoc3l1 gene encoding exocyst complex component 3-like protein, translating into MSAGNQKNGGDKPEDMVAVAAVWPEVERAECLARGAALKWASGVFCRPEHLERLSQYKKRESQRTSSIHTRLKSMVQSYLEGVGWGLEQLREARVELKEVSHALRKAGLESNRNGEGMKSLERLREVSVNHCQLLAAVSNLPRLYSVRSMVLETERLVESRRLLEAHARLMDLERWQDDILWQLQGSAGTAGGALSTEDQELVTKYFSGVGQLVEALGKELWAVVSSALALARQNPTPFVSAVRIVEREEALDQALLEERGGSSRPLPRGRPRCWRACFFQVLEEAVSARFRSVSYLHTRGPGLAGHLSALQHGIMADLATVRHLLEHCVPPHYRLTGAYLRASHRCLHAHLAQVSSWDLESGEIFAVLNWVLHIYNSPDMMGHPELVTEMEKEELGPLISTEGLEQLQNKYVQSVRKSVSEWMHKALQVELQDWQRDQEPDTDHEGFYQTSLPTIITQMLEENARVALMIGESLRDQTIQMGLYEMENLLNRFREALVEFGKEHRRDPSNNNNKFYLHYLLASISNCIILKKSTESLQQQQSSRSAGQFSRTPPNPLAALDRAVRRACRLVMDQLLLDLQPFLPGLLTRPWLVQGDPTPKLCRVLERHLELYGRVRPPCRQRLQEEAQWLMVVEYVRALMQKRLVCRSAEERRQLAQQMVQDDQQFREIFHGLEGEGSVPEVNPLALLPVLADFIQLKDPGMLALEVSGLAAKYPDISEEHVSVLLDIRGDVSRDIRGTVLDLLEQSAPPLPAGYRPIFTDILVPPSTMAFCLPTAKCA; encoded by the exons ATGTCAGCAGGGAATCAGAAGAATGGTGGTGACAAACCAGAAG ACATGGTGGCAGTGGCTGCGGTATGGCCAGAGGTGGAGAGGGCGGAGTGTTTGGCCCGTGGCGCTGCCTTGAAGTGGGCGTCAGGTGTTTTCTGTCGACCTGAACATCTGGAGCGACTGAGCCAGTACaagaagagagagagccagaggaCGTCCTCCATACACACCAGACTCAAG TCCATGGTCCAGTCATACCTGGAGGGGGTAGGCTGGGGTCTGGAGCAGCTCCGGGAGGCCAGGGTCGAGCTGAAGGAGGTGTCACATGCTTTGAGGAAGGCAGGGTTGGAGTCTAACCGAAATGGAGAGGGAATGAAATCTCTGGAGAGGCTGAGAGAAGTGTCAGTCAACCACTGTCAGCTCCTCGCTGCCGTCAGCAACCTGCCACGACTTTACTCCG TGCGGAGCATGGTGTTGGAGACTGAGCGTCTGGTGGAGTCCCGGCGGCTCCTGGAGGCACACGCCCGCCTGATGGATCTGGAGCGCTGGCAGGACGACATCCTGTGGCAGCTCCAGGGGTCTGCTGGGACAGCAGGAGGTGCACTCAGCACTGAAGACCAGGAGCTGGTGACCAAATACTTCTCTGGTGTCGGACAGCTGGTGGAGGCTCTGG GTAAGGAGCTATGGGCGGTGGTGAGCAGTGCTCTGGCTCTGGCCCGGCAAAACCCCACACCGTTTGTGTCAGCGGTGAGGATTGTGGAGCGGGAGGAGGCCCTGGACCAAGCTCtgctggaggagagaggggggagcaGCAGACCTCTGCCCCGTGGACGACCTCGCTGCTGGAGAGCATGTTTCTTCCAG GTACTAGAGGAGGCAGTGTCTGCGCGGTTTCGAAGCGTGTCCTACCTACACACACGTGGTCCAGGCCTGGCAGGCCACCTCTCCGCTCTCCAGCACGGTATCATGGCTGACCTGGCCACTGTACGCCACCTGCTGGAGCACTGCGTCCCGCCACACTACCGTCTAACTGGAGCTTACCTGAGGGCCAGCCACCGCTGTTTACATGCTCACCTGGCACAG GTTAGCAGCTGGGACCTGGAGAGTGGTGAAATCTTCGCTGTGCTCAACTGGGTGCTACACATCTACAACAG CCCAGACATGATGGGTCACCCAGAGCTGGTGACTGAGATGGAGAAAGAAGAGCTGGGACCTCTTATCTCAACTGAAGGACTGGAGCAGCTGCAGAACAAATATGTGCAGAGCGTGCGG AAGAGTGTGTCGGAGTGGATGCACAAAGCTCTGCAGGTGGAGCTGCAAGACTGGCAGAGAGACCAGGAGCCGGATACAGACCATGAAGGTTTCTACCAAACCAGCCTGCCCACTATCATCACACAG ATGCTGGAGGAGAACGCCCGGGTGGCTCTGATGATCGGAGAATCCCTACGAGACCAGACTATACAGATGGGACTGTATGAGATGGAGAACCTCCTGAAcag GTTTCGAGAAGCTCTGGTGGAATTTGGGAAGGAGCATCGCAGAGATccaagcaacaacaacaacaagttcTACCTCCACTATCTGCTGGCCTCCATCAGCAACTGCATCATCCTCAA AAAGTCCACAGagagcctgcagcagcagcagtcgtCCCGGTCGGCAGGTCAGTTCTCTCGGACTCCTCCCAACCCGCTGGCAGCTCTGGATCGGGCGGTGAGGCGTGCGTGTCGCCTGGTGATGGATCAGCTCCTGCTAGACCTTCAGCCTTTCCTCCCAGGCCTGCTGACCCGACCCTGGCTGGTCCAGGGAGACCCCACACCCAAACTCTGCCGCGTCCTGGAGCGTCACCTGGAGCTGTACGGCCGTGTTCGACCCCCCTGCCGGCAG CGTCTGCAGGAGGAAGCCCAGTGGCTGATGGTGGTGGAGTACGTCAGGGCTCTGATGCAGAAGAGGTTGGTGTGTCGCAGCGCTGAGGAGAGGAGGCAGCTCGCTCAGCAGATGGTTCAGGACGACCAGCAGTTCAGAGAAATCTTCCACGGCCTG GAAGGTGAGGGGTCAGTACCTGAAGTGAACCCTTTGGCCTTACTACCTGTCCTGGCTGACTTCATCCAACTCAAAGACCCCGGCATGCTCGCTCTAGAAGTGTCAGGACTAGCAGCGAAATACCCCGACATCAG TGAAGAGCACGTGTCTGTGTTGCTGGACATCCGCGGTGACGTTTCCAGGGACATCAGAGGGACAGTACTGGACCTGCTGGAGCAGAGCGCCCCCCCTCTGCCAGCAGGATACCGGCCCATCTTCACAGACATCCTGGTGCCTCCCTCCACCATGGCCTTCTGTCTGCCTACTGCCAAGTGTGCATGA